In Kordia antarctica, the following proteins share a genomic window:
- a CDS encoding lectin-like domain-containing protein encodes MPTLIGSANDIGGDCFEITENVNFQSGAVWYGAPIDMTNDFIIEFRGFFGTNDANGADGITFILKNTATPEIGNPGGGMGYEGINNSLAVEFDTWQNNDLGDPFLDHLAIVSNGNNNHNLGTNLAGPIQASATSGNIEDGAEHIIRIEWTALTTTIDVYFDCALRLSYSGDIVNTLFSGNTNAFFGFTGSTGGSTNLQRVCFDYVSFANILSLDDQSICEGETVNTIDATITGATSYTWIPVTGVSNPIIPNPTFTPTTTTTYTVNIANSCAEIIQESFTITVNPIPTANTIADFSVCDDASNDGIEMFDFTTLDATVLGTQDPTMFTVTYHVSQTNADADINALTFPYTNTAQCEQIFVRVENNSNTTCYDTTNFEICINNQPIANQPNDMNSCDSDGNGTEDYDFTTQLSDILGTQNAADFNITFHANNTDATNDMNPLPTMYTGTNGETIFVRIESTLTNNDCFAITSFQILFEASPIANTIADFSVCDDISNDGTEMFDFTTLDATVLGTQDPTMFTVTYHLSQTNADAGINALTFPYTNTAQCEQIFVRIENNSNTTCYDTTNFEICVNYQPIANQPNDMNSCDSDGNGTEEYDFTTQLSDILGAQNAADFNITFHASNTDATNDINPLPTMYTGNNGETIFVRIESTLTNNDCFAITSFQILFEASPIANTIADFSVCDDASNDGIEMFDFTTLDATVLGTQDPTMFMVTYHVSQTNADADINALTFPYTNTAQCEQIFVRVENNSNTTCYDTTNFEICVNNQPIANQPDDMFACDFDNNGMEIFDLSTQESTILDTQNPADLNITFHANQMDASNDVNPLATMYNGSNGETMFVRIESTETGNTCSATTSFDLLFDNPPVVNMPSDLIVCDDETSDGFTAIDLNVRSAEIVNNQPGFSVQYYLTLADAENDTNPLAVPYTNTSNPQTVFVRVETGNSGCYETTTLNLSVTDAPTVFPATPLEYCDTDNDGFGIFNIRDSENEITGGMQMDIAVTYHETPEDADNNVNSLPDTYTNINAYNQTIYVRVENVLTGCFNVVPLALIVHDSPEIAGLDAVSLSECDDASADDIAQFDLTQSETDILNGEDPTTHTVRYYNTQANAIAGTVAGEINNTNAYSNIPPSPQIIWVRVEDMATDCFSITNLTLIVNELPVLTQLAGLETCDAISLNNGIEVFDLTSLAEQLLNNVPGISLQYYANMADLTSDTPIADPTMYSNTEIGVQTIFVKATNDTTGCENTITFDLRVNPLPSPTLNPSGMLDAETCDDDNDGFTAFDLDALINDIINNEPDVVYTFHETEADANNNLNVLPSPYTNIVMDSQTIYVLATNTVTGCFTVTPLQLNVIPIPVLPLNITDLEECDDADNLDGFAMFDLTETQTEIYGTQTPGNFTLSYHETEQDAIDDVSPIVNLTNYTNTTINQQTIWVRLEDNATDCYAIEDFDIIVVGPPVLVQPTAFSLCDDELSGDESDEISTFDLTEKYIEITGGNTSLTLTYYANQADLNSNTPITDPTAYQNVVNPQVIYIRATNAAGCTTDITMTLRVLPIPTPNTTPTILEACDDDSDGDATNGMLIFDLTQSEDEIVDNESNVSVSYHTTVEDANDDINPIANPMMYNVDMATANANGQVIIYVRVESDIQIDSNMLPCYKVVELPVVVNPLPVLTDIAFTYVFCEYDNDNVGQFDWDVVTASLDLLTTPQDVADFTVTYHPTVTDALAGTAALANGFENTTDPQTVFIRVVNDTTGCVNTNNIASLELSVEPIPTATAPPTYELCATDQADQDTAVFDLTSLDATIINGQMDMAVAYYENMADADADSNAIANATSYTNTSNPQTLFARVRQTITGCLSDPVIVMLQVNPLPVFSLPADDILCVNADTGIATDIRTIGSDFGAGFTYQWTTPSGTSTNATVTVDQAGTYSVIVTDGNNATNCTFDDSVSYQASSSPSILDIQVTTPAFADTHNVVATASGGSGSYEYQLDDGDWQVDGTFLDLQPGEHTVTVRDTNGCGELVRTFELIDFMQFFTPNGDEYHPTWNIIGLRNQPGARIYIFDRYGKLLKQISPAGQGWDGTYNGTPMPSADYWFKVEYVDPFSGTLKEFINHFSLKR; translated from the coding sequence ATGCCAACTTTGATTGGAAGTGCAAATGATATTGGAGGTGATTGCTTTGAAATTACAGAAAATGTAAACTTTCAGTCTGGAGCCGTTTGGTATGGTGCACCAATTGATATGACGAATGATTTCATCATTGAATTCAGAGGTTTTTTCGGTACAAATGATGCAAATGGAGCAGACGGAATTACATTCATTCTAAAAAATACAGCAACACCCGAAATTGGGAATCCTGGTGGAGGAATGGGCTACGAAGGTATTAATAACTCATTAGCTGTCGAATTTGATACTTGGCAAAACAATGATTTAGGCGATCCGTTTTTGGATCATCTTGCTATTGTAAGCAACGGTAATAATAATCATAATTTAGGAACAAACTTAGCAGGACCAATTCAAGCTTCAGCGACATCAGGAAATATTGAAGATGGCGCAGAACATATCATTCGAATAGAATGGACAGCTTTAACAACTACCATAGATGTATATTTTGATTGTGCACTACGCCTTTCCTATTCAGGAGATATTGTAAATACTCTTTTTTCTGGAAATACAAATGCATTCTTCGGATTTACAGGATCTACTGGCGGCTCAACAAATTTACAACGTGTTTGTTTTGATTATGTTTCTTTTGCAAATATATTATCTCTTGACGATCAATCAATCTGCGAAGGCGAAACTGTTAACACAATCGATGCTACAATTACAGGCGCTACGTCATACACTTGGATTCCAGTTACAGGAGTTAGTAATCCAATAATTCCAAATCCAACATTTACACCTACTACAACAACGACATACACAGTAAACATTGCGAATAGTTGTGCCGAAATCATACAGGAAAGTTTCACTATTACAGTCAATCCAATACCTACGGCAAATACAATTGCTGATTTTTCTGTTTGTGATGATGCTTCAAATGATGGAATAGAAATGTTTGATTTTACAACTTTAGACGCAACGGTTTTAGGAACACAAGATCCCACAATGTTTACGGTAACCTATCATGTAAGTCAAACAAATGCTGATGCTGACATAAACGCATTAACTTTTCCATATACAAACACAGCGCAATGTGAGCAAATATTTGTTCGAGTTGAAAACAATTCAAACACAACATGTTACGACACTACAAATTTTGAAATATGTATAAACAATCAGCCAATTGCGAACCAACCAAATGACATGAATTCTTGCGATTCAGATGGAAATGGAACGGAAGATTACGACTTTACAACACAACTTTCAGACATACTCGGAACACAAAATGCTGCCGATTTCAACATCACTTTTCATGCAAATAATACAGATGCTACCAATGATATGAATCCGTTGCCAACAATGTATACGGGAACTAATGGAGAAACGATTTTTGTTCGAATCGAAAGTACACTAACTAACAATGATTGTTTTGCAATTACGTCTTTTCAAATACTCTTTGAAGCGTCACCAATAGCAAATACAATTGCTGATTTTTCTGTCTGTGATGACATTTCAAATGATGGAACAGAAATGTTTGATTTTACAACCTTAGATGCAACGGTTTTAGGAACGCAAGATCCCACAATGTTTACGGTAACGTATCATTTAAGCCAAACAAATGCTGATGCTGGCATAAACGCGTTAACTTTTCCGTATACGAATACCGCGCAATGCGAGCAAATATTTGTTCGAATAGAAAACAATTCAAACACAACATGTTACGACACTACAAATTTTGAAATCTGTGTAAACTATCAACCAATTGCGAACCAACCAAATGATATGAATTCTTGCGATTCAGATGGAAATGGAACGGAAGAATATGACTTTACAACACAACTTTCAGACATACTTGGAGCACAAAATGCTGCCGATTTCAACATCACATTTCATGCAAGCAATACAGATGCTACCAATGATATAAATCCGTTGCCAACAATGTACACGGGAAATAATGGGGAAACAATTTTTGTTCGAATCGAAAGTACACTAACTAACAATGATTGTTTTGCAATTACGTCTTTTCAAATACTCTTTGAAGCGTCACCAATAGCAAATACAATTGCTGATTTTTCTGTTTGTGATGATGCTTCAAATGATGGAATAGAAATGTTTGATTTCACAACTTTAGACGCTACGGTTTTAGGAACGCAAGATCCCACAATGTTTATGGTAACCTATCATGTAAGTCAAACAAATGCTGATGCTGACATAAACGCATTAACTTTTCCATATACAAACACAGCGCAATGTGAGCAAATATTTGTTCGAGTTGAAAACAATTCAAACACAACATGTTACGACACTACAAATTTTGAAATCTGTGTGAATAATCAGCCAATTGCAAATCAACCAGATGATATGTTTGCATGCGACTTTGATAATAACGGAATGGAAATTTTCGACTTGTCTACGCAAGAATCCACAATACTTGATACACAAAATCCTGCCGATTTGAACATTACTTTTCATGCCAATCAAATGGATGCTAGCAATGATGTAAATCCGTTGGCTACTATGTATAATGGTTCAAATGGAGAAACAATGTTTGTTCGAATCGAAAGTACAGAAACTGGAAACACGTGTAGTGCTACAACTTCTTTTGATTTATTATTTGATAATCCTCCGGTTGTAAATATGCCTAGTGATTTAATTGTCTGTGACGATGAAACTTCAGATGGTTTTACGGCAATTGATTTAAATGTAAGAAGTGCTGAAATTGTAAACAATCAACCTGGATTTTCTGTTCAATATTATTTGACTTTGGCTGACGCCGAAAATGACACGAATCCATTGGCTGTTCCATACACAAACACGAGTAATCCGCAAACGGTATTTGTGCGCGTTGAAACTGGAAACTCAGGCTGTTACGAAACTACGACCTTAAACCTCTCAGTTACAGATGCGCCAACAGTTTTTCCTGCAACGCCTTTAGAATACTGCGACACAGACAACGACGGCTTCGGAATTTTCAATATTAGAGATTCTGAAAATGAAATTACTGGCGGAATGCAAATGGACATTGCTGTCACCTACCACGAAACACCAGAAGATGCAGACAACAATGTAAACTCATTACCAGATACGTACACCAATATCAACGCTTACAATCAAACGATTTATGTGCGTGTAGAGAATGTCCTTACGGGATGTTTCAATGTAGTTCCACTTGCTTTAATCGTGCATGATTCTCCAGAAATTGCTGGGTTAGACGCGGTAAGTCTTTCAGAATGTGATGACGCTTCCGCAGATGATATTGCGCAGTTCGATCTCACCCAAAGTGAAACAGACATTCTAAACGGAGAAGATCCAACAACGCATACAGTTCGCTATTACAATACCCAAGCAAACGCTATTGCGGGAACTGTCGCAGGAGAAATTAACAATACAAATGCTTACAGCAACATTCCACCAAGTCCACAAATCATTTGGGTTCGTGTGGAAGATATGGCAACAGATTGTTTCAGTATTACGAATTTGACTTTAATTGTAAACGAACTTCCTGTACTGACGCAACTCGCAGGATTAGAAACGTGTGATGCGATTTCTTTAAACAACGGAATTGAAGTTTTTGATTTAACTTCATTAGCAGAACAATTACTAAACAACGTTCCAGGAATCAGCTTGCAATACTATGCAAACATGGCTGACTTGACAAGCGATACACCAATAGCCGACCCAACAATGTATAGCAATACAGAAATTGGCGTACAAACCATTTTTGTAAAAGCAACGAACGACACTACAGGCTGTGAAAACACAATTACTTTTGATCTTAGAGTGAATCCATTACCAAGTCCAACACTAAATCCAAGTGGAATGCTAGACGCAGAAACGTGTGATGATGACAATGATGGTTTTACTGCTTTTGATTTAGATGCATTAATCAATGACATTATCAACAACGAACCAGATGTGGTGTACACTTTTCATGAAACAGAAGCTGACGCGAACAATAACTTAAACGTTTTACCGAGTCCATATACAAACATTGTCATGGATAGTCAAACGATTTATGTCTTGGCGACTAATACCGTTACTGGCTGTTTCACGGTAACTCCATTGCAATTAAATGTCATTCCAATTCCAGTATTGCCATTAAATATTACAGACTTAGAAGAATGTGACGATGCAGACAATTTAGATGGTTTTGCAATGTTCGATCTTACCGAAACTCAAACAGAAATCTACGGAACACAAACGCCAGGGAACTTCACGCTAAGCTATCACGAAACTGAACAAGATGCCATTGATGATGTTTCGCCAATTGTAAATCTTACCAATTACACAAATACCACAATCAATCAACAAACAATTTGGGTACGATTAGAAGACAATGCAACGGATTGTTACGCCATTGAAGACTTCGATATCATTGTAGTTGGTCCTCCAGTACTTGTGCAACCAACAGCATTTTCACTTTGTGATGATGAGTTAAGCGGCGATGAAAGTGATGAAATTTCAACCTTCGATCTTACTGAAAAATATATTGAAATCACAGGTGGAAATACGAGTTTAACACTTACCTATTACGCAAACCAAGCAGACTTAAACAGTAATACGCCAATAACAGATCCAACAGCGTATCAAAACGTTGTGAATCCGCAAGTGATTTATATCCGTGCAACAAACGCCGCAGGATGTACCACAGATATTACAATGACACTTCGTGTACTTCCAATTCCAACACCAAACACAACGCCAACAATCTTAGAAGCGTGTGATGACGACAGCGATGGAGATGCAACTAACGGAATGCTTATTTTCGATTTAACTCAATCAGAAGATGAAATTGTAGACAATGAAAGTAATGTGAGCGTAAGTTACCACACAACGGTTGAAGATGCGAATGATGACATCAATCCAATTGCTAATCCAATGATGTACAATGTGGACATGGCAACAGCCAATGCAAACGGACAAGTCATTATCTATGTGCGAGTAGAAAGTGATATTCAGATTGATAGCAACATGCTTCCATGTTATAAAGTGGTAGAATTACCAGTTGTGGTAAATCCACTTCCAGTGCTAACAGATATTGCTTTTACCTATGTATTTTGTGAATATGACAATGATAATGTAGGTCAATTTGATTGGGATGTTGTGACAGCTTCGCTAGATTTACTAACAACTCCACAAGATGTAGCTGATTTTACAGTAACCTATCATCCAACTGTGACAGATGCATTAGCTGGAACAGCGGCTTTAGCCAACGGATTTGAAAACACAACCGATCCACAAACGGTATTTATCCGAGTAGTAAACGATACCACAGGTTGTGTAAACACCAATAACATTGCAAGTTTGGAACTCAGTGTAGAACCAATTCCGACAGCAACTGCGCCACCAACGTATGAATTATGTGCGACAGATCAGGCAGATCAAGATACAGCCGTATTTGATTTAACTTCGCTTGATGCTACAATCATAAACGGGCAAATGGACATGGCAGTAGCGTATTATGAAAACATGGCAGATGCCGATGCAGACAGCAACGCAATTGCAAATGCAACGAGTTATACAAACACTTCAAACCCGCAAACATTATTTGCGAGAGTTCGTCAAACCATTACTGGTTGTTTATCAGATCCAGTAATCGTGATGTTACAAGTAAATCCATTGCCAGTATTTAGCTTGCCAGCAGATGATATTCTGTGTGTCAATGCAGATACAGGAATCGCAACAGACATCAGAACTATTGGTTCAGACTTTGGCGCAGGATTCACCTATCAGTGGACAACACCAAGTGGAACATCGACAAACGCAACCGTTACCGTAGATCAAGCAGGAACGTATAGCGTAATTGTGACCGATGGAAACAATGCAACCAATTGTACTTTTGATGATAGTGTAAGTTATCAAGCATCATCGTCGCCAAGTATTTTAGACATACAAGTTACAACACCAGCTTTTGCAGATACGCATAATGTAGTAGCAACCGCAAGTGGCGGTTCAGGAAGTTACGAATATCAGTTGGATGATGGAGATTGGCAAGTAGATGGAACATTCTTAGACCTTCAGCCAGGTGAACATACCGTAACTGTTAGAGACACCAACGGTTGTGGAGAACTTGTAAGAACTTTTGAGTTAATCGACTTTATGCAATTCTTCACTCCAAACGGAGATGAATACCATCCGACATGGAATATTATCGGACTTCGTAATCAGCCAGGTGCACGAATTTACATCTTTGACAGATATGGAAAACTTCTCAAACAAATAAGTCCAGCAGGACAAGGTTGGGACGGAACCTACAACGGAACGCCAATGCCATCAGCGGATTATTGGTTTAAAGTAGAATATGTAGATCCATTTAGTGGAACGCTAAAAGAATTTATTAATCATTTTAGTTTGAAGAGGTAA